The Acetonema longum DSM 6540 DNA segment ATCAAAGGAAAAACTAAATGAGTTGTTGGAAGAGATTACCGAACAGGGAGAGAAGCTGGCCAGCATCCCCACTTATGCTGAACTGAAGGCTTACCGGGGTTTAGTCAGCAAGTTTTTGAATGAAGTGGTTACCAATATGTATGCGGTGGACTCACAGAATGGCTGGGACCGTCAGGGCCGCCAGAAAATGTATACCACCATCAAGCAGATCGACCAGGAACTGGCCGGTCTAGCTGAGGATGTCCGGGCGGGCCAGGAAAAGCAGATTGGCATTGCGGCCAAGCTGGATACTATCCGTGGCCTGCTGGTCGACTTAT contains these protein-coding regions:
- a CDS encoding YaaR family protein, yielding MKVNKLTTSSPQPMSDRETVAKADPANSQFAFDLGKNKERLSKEKLNELLEEITEQGEKLASIPTYAELKAYRGLVSKFLNEVVTNMYAVDSQNGWDRQGRQKMYTTIKQIDQELAGLAEDVRAGQEKQIGIAAKLDTIRGLLVDLYM